The Paenibacillus sp. BIC5C1 DNA segment GCAGTATACACAACAATCTGCGGATCATCCGCCGGAGCAAAACCGATAAAGGATACAATATGCTCGGTAGAGGAATAACGTCCATTGATTACCTTCTGCGCTGTACCCGTTTTGCCGCCAACCCGATATCCATCAATAAACGCCGGACGTCCCGTACCCTTGGCAACGACACTCTCAAGTGCTTCTCGTACTTGCTTGGATGTATCTTCCGAGATGACTTGACGAACCAGTTCCGGCTTGGCCTCTTCCATCACTTCACCCGTTTCGGGATGAACCCAAGCCTTTGTAACATATGGCTTGTATAGTTTACCACCATTAATAGCTGCTGACACAGCCGCTACCTGCTGAATCGGCGTAACGGATACCCCTTGGCCAAAAGCAGTGGTCGCAAGCTCCACAGGTCCGACCCGTGACAACTTGAACAGAATTCCGCTGGCCTCACCACTCAGATCGATACCTGTTTTGGTGCCGAATCCGAAGTCTTTAATATAGGAGAACAATGATTCTTTGCCCAGTCTCTGACCTAGTGCAACAAATCCAGGGTTGCAGGAGTTCTCCACGACTTGCAGGAAGGTCTGACTTCCATGACCGCCCTTTTTCCAGCACCGCAGGCGAGCGCCTCCCACTTCAACAAATCCGGGATCATAGAACTGATCCTGCGTCAGATTTACTTTTTTCTCTTCAAGTGCTGCTGCGAGTGTAATGATTTTAAACGTTGAACCTGGTTCATACGTCATCCAGATCGGTAAATTCCGATTGTACACATCGGCCGGATATTGCTGATAATCCGCTGGTTCGTATCCGGGTCTACTGGCCATGCCAAGGATTTCACCCGTCTTAGGGTTCATTGCAATGGCAAGCGCCGAGTTGGCCTGGAACTTGACCATAGCCTGATCCAGCTCGCGTTCCATGATGGACTGAATCGATTTATCAATAGTCAGCTTGAGGTTCAGACCATCCTTCGGTTCCACATACTTCTCAGATGAGCCCGGCATTAGCCTTCCGGCCGCATCGGACAAGTAGGACACACTGCCATTCAAACCGTTCAGCTTATCATCATACTTTTTCTCTACACCCGTTAAGCCCTGATTATCAATGCCCGTAAAACCAAGAATATGAGCCGCCAGGTCGTCATAAGGATAGAAGCGTTTATTATCCTCAGCAACAACGATACCCGGAAGCTTCAAATCACGGATGTGCTGAGCTTTCTCCATCGTAATTTTGCGGCCACCGGGTTGTAGTCGTACAATTAGTTCTCTTTTCTTGATGGTTGCCAGCACTTTCTCTTCGGTCATCCCCAGCAAAGGAGCCAGTGCCCTTGCTGTTGTCTCCGCTTCCTTCACCTGAGCAGGAATCGCCATAATGGTTGGTGTGGTTATATTGTAGGCGAGAGAGGTTCCATTACGATCCAGAATCTCTCCCCGTTTGGCTGAATACGGAATATTCCGCCGCCAGGACTCTTCTGCCTTCGCAGATAGTTCCGGTCCTTTTCCTAACTGTACATAAGCAAGCCTGATCACCAAGGCTGAGAATAACAGAACTAAAATCACTAAACTCCATAACAGCCTGCGCCGCAGATTTACGCTTGACCCCTTCACGAAAAGATCCCCCCACTCGTCCCAAAATCATGATTGTGTTCAATTCATGAATATTCAGGACAACCGGGGGTTAGAACAAGCTGTCTGTGATCTCTATGGAAGTGAAGCCCCATCCGATGTGTTATCAGACGATTTTGTCTCATTTGAAGGTGGCTTTGTAGTATCCGTCTTGCCCGTTTTTTCGGTGTTCCCTACTCCATCTGCTGCTCCTTGAATGTCAGTCTCGTTCCCTAATGCTGGATCAGAAGACTCGGGAGCTTCATCTGCTATACCGGTAACTGCCGCTTTGGCCGTTTGCAGCACAAGCTCAACCGTTCTCTGTTCGCCTGCCACCTGCTCCGTTTGCTTCACCACGTATCCTTCACCTTTGACTGTCACGCCCACTTTCATGAGGGAGAGCACTTCAAGTGCGTCCCGGAGAGATTCGCCAGTCAGATCAGGGATCTTCATCTTGCTGCTCTCTTCGGTCAACAGATAGATTCGTTGGCCAGGATTCATGGCTGCACCCGCCACAGGATACTGGCGAATGACATTTTCACCCTGACCAAGCGTCTCATAGGCAATTCCTGCGTTCAAAAGTTGGCTTCTGGCCTGCTTGGCAGTCTTACCTGACAGATCAGGAGCTTTAGCTTGAACGACCGGCGTTGTTTTTGACTTTTTGTCAGTGGTCTTCACTGTATCTTTGGGAACTCCCATGTACTGAAGAGTCTGGCTCACAATCTTCTTGAAGACCGGAGCAGCTGCAGTACCTCCACCAATATTGGAACCATCAGGCTGGTCAATCACAATCAACATCGCGATTTTGGGATTATTTACAGGTGCAAATCCGATAAACGAAACGACGTCTTTGGATTTGCTGTATTCCCCATTTACGACTTTTCTAGCAGTTCCCGTTTTACCTGCCACCCGGTATCCTTCGATATAAGCATTGCGCCCTGTACCGATCGTTTGGTCGGCTACAACCTGTTCCAGATACCCGCTTACAAGTTTGGAAGACTCCTTGGAAATGACCTGACGAACAACCTTCGGCTTGATCACTTCGGATGTACCGTCATTCGGGTTAATAATTTCCTTTACCAGATGCGGTTCCATAAGTTTGCCGCCGTTGGCAATGGCCGAAATGGCTGCTACCTGTTGAATTGGCGTTACCTGTACAAGACCATGACCGTAAGCTGCTGTGGCAATTTCCGATTTATAAACCAGCGGCTTGATTGGTGAAGCCGATTCACTC contains these protein-coding regions:
- a CDS encoding stage V sporulation protein D — encoded protein: MKGSSVNLRRRLLWSLVILVLLFSALVIRLAYVQLGKGPELSAKAEESWRRNIPYSAKRGEILDRNGTSLAYNITTPTIMAIPAQVKEAETTARALAPLLGMTEEKVLATIKKRELIVRLQPGGRKITMEKAQHIRDLKLPGIVVAEDNKRFYPYDDLAAHILGFTGIDNQGLTGVEKKYDDKLNGLNGSVSYLSDAAGRLMPGSSEKYVEPKDGLNLKLTIDKSIQSIMERELDQAMVKFQANSALAIAMNPKTGEILGMASRPGYEPADYQQYPADVYNRNLPIWMTYEPGSTFKIITLAAALEEKKVNLTQDQFYDPGFVEVGGARLRCWKKGGHGSQTFLQVVENSCNPGFVALGQRLGKESLFSYIKDFGFGTKTGIDLSGEASGILFKLSRVGPVELATTAFGQGVSVTPIQQVAAVSAAINGGKLYKPYVTKAWVHPETGEVMEEAKPELVRQVISEDTSKQVREALESVVAKGTGRPAFIDGYRVGGKTGTAQKVINGRYSSTEHIVSFIGFAPADDPQIVVYTAVDNPKGIQFGGVVAAPIVQNILEDALHYMNVPVRKDQVAKEYKYGETKIVTVPDLTGATVEDLYEDLNMNFMLAKSGSGKYVINQAPKPGARVDQGSTIRIYMGDVLNDIHDHTKEEGQEP